A window of the Henckelia pumila isolate YLH828 chromosome 3, ASM3356847v2, whole genome shotgun sequence genome harbors these coding sequences:
- the LOC140886117 gene encoding F-box protein At1g47056-like, whose translation MGQTTSAPANSSTHCRHPNLTPLELRPTISDPPPLGGGVLVNQQQDYTGEIPDECLALIFQSLGAGDRKHCSLVCRRWLAVEGQNRHRLSLNASNEVANHLPAIFDRFDSVTKLALRCDRKSVSINDDALTLISLRCRNLVRLKLRGCREICDQGMLALAQNCKSLRKFSCGSCMFGAKGMNALLDYCSSLEELSVKRLRGINDGFTAEPIGPGIAASSLKSITLKELYNGQCFGPLIIGSKNLKTLKILRCLGDWDRLLENITGRKNCLTEIHLERLQVSDVGLMAITKCPELEILHLVKAPDCSNFGISAIAEACKLLRKLHIDGWRTNRIGDEGLISIAKHSVNLVELVLIGVNPTSVSLMTMALNCQKLERLALCGSETIGDPEISCIAAKCMALKKLCIKGCRITDSGIEAFALGCPNLVKIKVKKCKGVTSEVADWLRARRVSLAVNLDADEIEPEVIDASTSDGGAQDEGVEFPPMINGAMSSGIVNVDGPSASNGGRSSNKSRFGLFAARTFVACAFRRLSNGGGGGSNDSL comes from the coding sequence ATGGGGCAGACCACTTCCGCCCCAGCCAATTCTTCGACCCATTGCCGTCATCCCAATCTTACCCCTCTCGAGCTTCGGCCCACCATCTCTGATCCCCCGCCGTTGGGGGGTGGTGTTTTGGTAAATCAACAACAGGACTACACCGGAGAGATCCCCGACGAATGCTTAGCTTTAATCTTCCAGTCTTTGGGCGCCGGTGACAGGAAGCACTGTTCCCTCGTCTGCCGTCGCTGGTTAGCCGTTGAAGGCCAGAACCGCCACCGTCTTTCCCTTAACGCTTCCAACGAGGTTGCCAACCACCTCCCCGCGATATTCGACCGGTTCGACTCCGTCACTAAACTCGCCCTCCGGTGCGACCGCAAATCGGTCAGCATAAACGACGATGCGTTGACCTTGATCTCCCTGCGATGCCGTAACCTCGTCCGCCTCAAGCTACGCGGCTGCCGCGAAATCTGCGATCAGGGTATGTTGGCCTTAGCTCAAAACTGCAAATCTTTGCGTAAATTCTCCTGTGGGTCGTGTATGTTTGGAGCTAAAGGGATGAATGCTTTGTTGGATTACTGTTCTTCGTTGGAGGAACTTTCTGTTAAGCGTTTACGGGGAATTAATGATGGGTTTACGGCAGAGCCTATTGGGCCTGGGATTGCTGCTTCATCGCTGAAATCAATTACTCTTAAGGAGCTTTATAATGGGCAGTGTTTTGGGCCCTTGATTATTGGGTCGAAAAatttgaaaactttgaagatTTTGAGGTGCTTGGGTGATTGGGACAGGTTATTGGAGAATATAACTGGGAGAAAAAATTGTTTAACTGAGATTCATTTGGAGAGGCTGCAGGTGAGTGATGTGGGACTGATGGCAATTACTAAGTGCCCCGAATTAGAGATCTTGCACTTGGTGAAGGCTCCTGATTGCTCAAATTTTGGGATTTCAGCCATTGCCGAGGCTTGTAAGCTCTTGAGGAAACTCCATATTGACGGGTGGAGGACCAACAGAATTGGCGACGAAGGGTTGATTTCGATTGCAAAGCATAGTGTAAATCTTGTGGAACTTGTTCTTATTGGGGTGAACCCAACTTCTGTGAGCTTGATGACTATGGCATTAAATTGTCAAAAATTGGAAAGATTGGCTCTTTGTGGGAGTGAAACCATTGGTGATCCTGAGATTTCTTGTATTGCAGCAAAATGTATGGCATTGAAGAAGCTTTGTATAAAGGGTTGTCGTATTACAGATTCAGGAATTGAGGCTTTTGCGTTGGGGTGTCCCAATCTGGTGAAAATCAAAGTTAAGAAGTGCAAGGGTGTAACAAGTGAGGTTGCAGATTGGCTGAGGGCGAGGAGGGTATCTTTAGCTGTGAATTTAGATGCTGATGAGATTGAACCTGAGGTGATAGATGCAAGTACGAGTGATGGAGGGGCACAAGATGAAGGTGTTGAGTTTCCTCCTATGATTAATGGAGCAATGTCTAGTGGAATTGTAAATGTTGATGGTCCTTCAGCGAGTAATGGGGGTCGATCTTCGAACAAGTCAAGGTTTGGTCTTTTTGCGGCAAGGACATTTGTTGCTTGTGCTTTCCGGAGGTTATCaaatggtggtggtggtggttcaAATGATAGCTTGTGA
- the LOC140886116 gene encoding phosphatidylinositol 3,4,5-trisphosphate 3-phosphatase and protein-tyrosine-phosphatase PTEN2A-like produces the protein MESAEKDLGVRPAPSVAFEKESSAHNSLSTSAITSWAKSLKLPQSTPVLQTVNAGKSTLSRLTSGLGLQMPSKPSSSNESENSNPVNTQSGVIGSFTKGIVDSSLNAVKAVQVKARHIVSQNKRRYQEGGFDLDMTYITENTIAMGFPAGDLSSGLFGYFEGFYRNHMEEVIKFFETHHKGKYKVYNLCSERLYDASLFEGKVASFPFDDHNCPPIQLIKLFCESAYSWLKEDILNVVVVHCKAGKARTGLMICSLLLFLKFFPTAKECIDYYNQKRCVDGKGLILPSQIRYVKYFEQIVSHFNGETPPGRRCMLRGFRLHNCPYWVRPSITICNHTGVLFSTKKHPKTKDLMPEDFWIRSQKKGIVIFALPGEPGLTELLGDFKIHFNDRQGDFYCWLNTTMMENRETLEGSDLDGFDKRKLPSPGFQLEIVMIDYDGTVPSKDKSDRDSDTNSANATMIGAPSSSEHKANPDQSNASRKQNEDDVFSDSDTEEPANSRSKIGPGTASLPKSGTSSSEQISSISHQTEQLSLGSNAPSSHFDTSHEMKLEGIQRASSNANVESTDLKAIAADASVFSFGDEDDESD, from the exons ATGGAGTCTGCTGAGAAAGATCTTGGCGTTAGACCTGCACCTTCCGTTGCATTTGAGAAAGAAAGTTCAGCACACAACTCGTTGTCCACATCTGCCATAACTTCTTGGGCCAAGAGTCTTAAACTTCCACAATCGACACCAGTCTTGCAGACAGTAAATGCTGGGAAGTCAACGCTTTCACGGCTTACCAGTGGCCTTGGCTTGCAGATGCCTTCTAAACCATCTTCATCAAATGAGAGTGAAAATAGTAACCCAGTGAATACGCAATCAGGTgttattggatcatttacaaaAGGAATAGTTGATTCATCTTTAAATGCTGTGAAGGCTGTGCAAGTAAAGGCAAGACACATTGTCTCACAAAATAAACGAAGATACCAG GAGGGAGGATTTGACTTAGATATGACCTATATAACTGAGAATACAATCGCAATGGGTTTCCCTGCCGGTGACCTGAGTTCTGGtttatttggttattttgaG GGATTCTATCGAAATCACATGGAGGAAGTCATCAAGTTTTTTGAGACTCATCACAAG GGAAAGTACAAAGTGTACAATCTTTGTTCTGAGAGGTTGTATGATGCTTCGCTTTTTGAGGGAAAG GTTGCATCTTTCCCATTTGATGACCACAATTGTCCCCCTATTCAGCTTATAAAATTGTTTTGTGAAAGTGCTTACTCTTGGCTGAAGGAGGACATTTTAAATGTGGTTGTAGTTCACTGTAAAGCTGGGAAAGCTAGGACAGGATTGATGATATGTAGCCTTCTTCTATTTTTAAAG TTTTTCCCTACTGCCAAGGAGTGTATTGATTACTACAATCAGAAAAGATGTGTTGATGGGAAGGGTCTTATTCTTCCAAGTCAGATT AGGTACGTAAAATATTTTGAGCAAATTGTGTCACACTTCAATGGTGAAACTCCTCCTGGACGTAG GTGCATGCTAAGAGGATTTCGACTTCACAATTGTCCATATTGGGTTAGGCCTTCAATTACAATTTGTAATCATACTG GTGTGCTGTTCTCAACAAAAAAACATCCAAAAACCAAGGATCTTATG CCAGAAGATTTTTGGATTCGTTCACAAAAAAAGGGTATTGTAATATTCGCCCTACCAGGAGAACCTGGACTGACAGAATTGCTGGGGGACTTCAAAATTCATTTCAATGATCGCCAAGGAGATTTCTATTG CTGGTTGAACACGACAATGATGGAAAATAGAGAGACTTTAGAAGGTTCTGATCTCGATGGCTTTGACAAG AGAAaattgccctccccaggatttcAACTTGAAATTGTGATGATAGATTATGATGGGACAGTCCCATCGAAGGATAAATCTGATCGTGATAGTGATACCAATTCTGCCAATGCAACAATGATAGGCGCTCCTTCAAGCAGTGAACATAAAGCTAATCCAGATCAAAGCAATGCCTCCAGAAAACAAAACGAAGACGACGTGTTTTCTGACAGTGATACGGAGGAGCCTGCCAATTCAAGAAGCAAAATTGGGCCAGGAACTGCCTCACTTCCCAAATCTGGCACATCCTCTAGTGAACAAATTTCGAGCATATCACATCAGACTGAACAGCTTTCGCTAGGTAGTAACGCACCTAGTTCCCATTTCGACACATCCCATGAAATGAAACTGGAAGGTATTCAAAGAGCTTCCtccaacgcaaacgtggagtccACTGATTTAAAGGCTATCGCAGCAGATGCTTCAGTTTTCAGTTTTggagatgaagatgatgaaagTGATTGA